From the Lactobacillus sp. PV034 genome, the window CCCAGGCACAATCAAATAAAATATAATCACACAAGTGGCCAATTTTATCCACAATCCACTGTGGATGATAAAAAATACCATCATAAGTTTCCAGTTGGATAATTGCTAAGCGAAAGGGCCTTTTTTCCTTAGCTCGGTTTGGATCAACTTTAGCAATCTCTGCTCTGATTGCTGCTTCAGAGAGTTTAGCTGGATCCATCCCACCAATTAAGCCGAAAGCATTTCGATCAGTCGGAATATATACTGGTTTAGATCCTGTCATTACCAATGCACTATTATAGAGTGACTTATGATTATTACGATCAAATAATACCAAATCATCTTCTGTTAATAAGGCTGCCGCACAAATCGAGTTAGCGCTTGTTGTCCCATTGGTACAAAAGTAAACTTTATCAGCATTGTAAGTTTTAGCAGCTTGTTGTTCCGCTGTTAATGGGCTGCCACTATGCATCATCATGTCTCCGAGTTCCGGTACGGTGTCGCTTGTATCAGCATACATCATATTTTTGCCAAAAAAGCGGTTAAAAACAACTCCCGCGGGATGTTTATCGTAATATTGACCATTATGGTGTCCAGGAGTGGTGAAACTTACAGGTCGATCAGTTGAAAAATGAATTAAATCTCTTAAGTATTTTGGAACCATCTTCTTGTAATAGTCAGTTGCCTGCTCAAAGATAAATTGATAATTAATATTTTTCTGTTCAAGATTAATTTTAATAATAGGAGGTTTTAACCCTGACAAAGTCTGCATCTTTTTAACAAGATCTAAATCCTGTTCATTATTTGCATCGATTACAAATGCTGCAATACTTGCTATATTTAGCTCAGTATCAAGAGAAACCAAATTCCAGTCTCGATTTTGAGGTAAAGTAATATTTTCCCCAACCGCAATATCTAAAAAGTTCAAAATTAACCTCCAATAATCAACTTTTTAATTCGCCTTGAATTATTTATAAAAATCTATATAATTTTTGGCGGACATCCTTTAGGGATAAATTATAAGGATTTCGGAGATAAGTACAAATGAAAATATTAAGTCCACTTTTACCTTTACGCCCTCCAAACCATGTTTTTAGCTAATTAATCATTAATACTAAAAACTAATTCGGAGGTTGTTTTTATGGAACATATGGAATATATCGATCTTGAGCCACAAAAAAAGCATTATATGGCGTGGCCGGTTATTGCTTTAATTGATTTTGTAACAATTATCAGTTTTGAAAATATTTTTTATCCTTTTCAAAACCAAGGTCTATCAGTTGTTATTTCATGGATCTTTTTATTCTTTTCTTACATTTTGCCCTATGCACTTATTTCGGCACAGATGAGTTTAACCTTTGATAATCAAGCCGGTGGACTAGCTTCCTGGGTACGGCGTAGCAGTAATGATACCTTAGGCTATTGGACTAGCTGGATGTACTGGGTACAAAGTGTGCCTTATATTGTCGATGTTTCTAACTCAGTAATTGTTTCAGTTAGTTGGATGATTCTTGGCAATAACAGTTTAGACAAAAAAATGTCAACTTTTTGGTTTGGAATCTTAACTTTTGTCATCATCTTACTGTTTATTCTTTTAGAAAATCTTCTTAAGAATTCACTTGAAGTGCTATCACTTATTGGTGGCGGTGCAATGTTTATTATGTCATTTTTATTTGTCTTATTAGCTGGCTATGCAGTAATGCATGGACATCACATTGCTACCCAACCCTTTAATTTAGCAGCATTTAAACCATCATTTAGTTTGAATTATTTCTCAACTACTGGTCTTTTAATTTTTGCTATTTCTGGAGCAGAATTAGCTGCACCTTATGTTTCTGAAATGAAAAATCCTAAACGTGACTTTCCTAAGTCCATGTGGTTGCTAGCTTTAATGACAGGATTTCTAACCATTTTTGGTACTTTGGCATTAGCTATGTTCTTCAACGCTCATCATATCCCCCATGACTTCAAGATGAACGGACCTTACTATGCCTTCCAATTACTCGGTGAGAGTTTAGGAATGGGTAAAGCCCTAATGTATATTTTTGCAGTAGTTCAAGCAGTCTTTATGATGGCGCAGCTTGCTGTTCTGCTAGATGCTTCTAGTCGTGTCTTTGCTGGAGACGTTGCAGACAAATTTATGCCCAAATGGCTTACTAAAAAGAATAAAAATGGTCGTCCGATTCACAGTTATACCATTACCGCTGGTTTGAGTTTATTCTTATTACTCCTAACTGGTACCTTGCCTAATATCAATACTATTTATAACTGGCTCTTAAATGTGAACGGAATTATTTCTCCCTATAAAACCTGTTGGGTGTTCTTTGCTTTTGTAGCAATGCGCATGCACCAAGAGAAATATCATTCTAGTTATACCTTTATTAAAAATAAGGCTGGTGCCTTAGCTATTGGTTTTTGGTGTTTAATTTTTACCTTTATCTGTGCAACTTTAGGCTTTATACCTCAAAATATTGCCTTTGGTACACAAGGATTTAATCACCAATTAATCATGAATATTATTACTGTGCTCGTTCTATTTGGTCTTGGTTTTGTAATGCCATGGCTTAGAAAAAGAGAAAAAGCACGCGAAAATAAATAAATTTAAAATTAAAAGACCAAGTTTCGAGTAATTGAAGCTTGGTCTTTTATTATCTTATTCATTATTTTTTGATGAATTTAAATCAGTTGTTTCTGAACTACTTGATTCTTCTTTAGTGTCTTTAAGCTTAGAAACTATAAACCAACGCATAAAGCCTTGTTCAACGCTATTAAGTTTAAATTTGAAACCATCAAATTCAACACTTTGGCCTTGTTCTAGATCAGGATAATGTTCCATCATATATCCACCGATAGTAATTACATCACTATCTTGAAAAGTTTTAATTTTTACATGGAAATAACGTTCAAAGTCATAAAGAGTTGTTTTACCAGAAACGTGAATTTGACCATGATCATCCTTAATAATATATTCATCTGAAACATCATCAATTTCATCCTTGATTGTACCAAATAACTCTTCATAAATGTCTTTATCAGTTACAATTCCACTAGTTCCACCATATTCATCTACTACTAAGACAATTGGTGTATGACGCTTGATCATTAATTGTAAGATTTCCTGAATAAGCATTGACTCAGGCACTGTAATCATGGCACGAATAATTCTGGAAATTGGTGCCTCAGGGTCTTCTTGATATTGACTAATGATGTCATAGGCATAAACATATCCTACTACATCATCCTTATCATTATCCCGAACAACTGGGAAACGGCTAAATCCTTCTTTTAGATACATTTTTAAGGCTTTTGCTACATTATCGGTTGCATCTAAAACTTCTAATTCAGTTCGATCCGTCATAATGTCTTTTGCAACTTTATCATTAAGTTCAAAAGCTCTTTCCATATACACCAAGTCATTTTTATCTAGTGATCCACTAGAGACGGCATTTTTGGAAAGCTTTAAAATCTCCGATTGAGAATAAACTTGCTGCTCTTCATCTGCAGACTCCATTCCTAAGAGATGGAGAATCCCACTTGCAGAAGCATTTAACAGCCATACAAAAGGATAAACAAGCCAATGAAACGCATTTAAAGGATTAACAATTGCCATTAAACATTTTACTGGCATATCAATTGCAATATTCTTTGGAACGATTTCCGTAATCACAACTTCTAAATAAGTTAAAAGGATGATCCCACAGACAGCTCCTAAAACTCCAGCTGTTTTTTCACCAAAAAAATGTCCAATTCCAAATAGATCGGTTAATAATTCTTCTATCGTCGACTCACCGAACCAACCTAAAATAACCCCGACCAAGGTGGTCCCAACTTGTGTCGTAGATAACGATTCATTTAGGTTATGGACCATATGTAAGGCACGTTCAACCTTTTTTTTATTACCAGTTCCATTTGCAAGCATTTCTTCTAATTGACTTGGTCTCGTAGTTACCAAAGAAAATTCAGCAATTACAAAGAAAATTGCCACAATAAAAGTAATAAGTATAATTATTAAATTTGTAGTTATTGTATTCGCAGACAAATCATTCACCTTTTTATTAATTCTTTCTCACACCTATATTCTAGCATTAATTAGATTTTTGAAAATAAAAAGAACTGGAGTAAGATCCAGTTCCTCTCATTATTAATTTTTAATCTTAGAATATTACTTCAATGCATCTTTTGTTAGTAATATACTTCCTATTATCATTAAAATTAGGGAAAAAATAAACAACGATGTCATCTTTTCATGGAGAAAGAGAACTGAAAGTAAAACTGATAAAAATGGTGCAACCGCATAATATGCACTAGTTTTTGCTGCTCCAATATATCGTTGTGCCAAAATATAAAAGACAATACTAATACCATAAGCAAAAAAGCCTAAAATCAAAGCTAAAATTATTACCTTTATATTAGGTAGCTTTTCATTAAAAAGTACTGCTAAGATTAAACTCCCTATTCCTACTCCTAATCCTTTAATCATAGTTACCTGTATTGGATTTCTTTGAGAAAGAACTTGAGTAAAATTATTCTCAAATCCCCAAAAGATAGTTGCCACAACAGCTAAAAAAGACCCCAAAGATAGACTTAAATTCCTTATATCACTACTACACAAGACACAACTTGCTAGTGTAATTAGGACGATTGCTGCCCAAAGAACTTTAGAAATTTTTGATGAAAAAATATTAAAGCTACAATGGCTGTCGCAACTACTTCAAAATTACCTAGTAAGGCAATATTACCTGCACTTGTTAATTGAACACCCCAATTCATAAATATACTTGCCGCAATATTGGTGAATATTACAAATAGGAGTGCTTTATAATCACTTTTTTGAATACTTTTTGCTTTAAGGTTCGCTTTAGTTAAAGGAGTAAAGAGAATCAAGCCGCCAAATGTTCCTAAATATAAGAATGCCGCTAAATAAATTGGTGGACAATTTACAATCAAAGACTTAGCAATTGGAGGGTAAAGAGCATATAGCATAGCTGAGAAAAGTGCACAAAAAATTGCAATTTTAATCTGAGAATTTTTCATTTTTACTCTAATTAATCTTATTGTATTGCTTAATCACTTGTTGCAATTTTTCCATCTCGTCTGCAACATTTGCGCCATCTTCTACTCTCAATAGTGCATGATCAGCCTGTGCTTCTAATAAAATCTGACTTACTCTTTGAAGCGCAGATCGTGCAGCATTTATTTGAATCAGAATTTTATCATAATTATCTTCATTTCCTTCTTCAACCATTTTTTTGACTGCATTCACTTGTCCGCTTATTCTATTAAGGCGTTTTAACAATTTATCTTGATGGTGTTCTTGGTGTTCTTTTGAAATCTTCATTTCAATCTCTCCTCTTTACAAAAAAGAATACCCCTGAGGGGTATAATTGTAAAGAGTAAATTAAACTAATAAAAAAATTCCGAATACAATTCGGAATTTACAAAAGTACTTATTAAATTAATCTTTAACAAATTTTACTACTCGATCAAGAGATTCACGCTTTGAACGATAATCATTAATTGAAGCACGTCTATCTTTATAGCCTAGACCAATTCCTATACCAATTGCCTCATCCTCTGCAATTGGCATATATTGACGAATGATATCAGGATAACGCACAATTGCATGTGCTGGCATGGCAGAGATACCATGATCTACAGCAGAAAGCATTAAAGTTTGTGCGAAAGCTCCTAAATCAAAAATAGACCAAGCAGGTGATTTCTTTGGAATTGTTAAGAAAACCAAAGTTGGTGCATTAAATAAATTAATTTGAGCTTCATCAAATTGCTTCATTTCACCATGTAAAAAATAATTTAATGTATCACTCATTGTAGCCATATTTTGGCTTGGATAAGTATCCCACTCAACTTTCATTAGAGAAGCAAAATCTTCTCTAGGCTGTTCACCCGCTTCTGTTAAAGTCCTAAACTTTTCTCTAATTTCTCTAACTACTTTTCCAGATGCAACATATGCACGCCAAGGTTGAGAATTTAATAAAGATGGAGAACGTTGCGCATCAGCCAAGATTGCACGAACAGTTTTTTCACTAACTCTTTGATCAGTAAATTTTCTAACTGCACGTTCTTTCTCTAAAACTTCTTCAAATTCCATAGATATTCTCCTAACAACTTAAATATTCTTCCAAATACCCTATCCTAATATTACGTAATATTAGCTGATATTTGCAAGTATTTTATTAAAAAAATATTTGGTTAATATAAAAAGAGGCTACTTTTTGCCTCTTTTTATTTATTTATTTTTCTAAACCTGTCCATTTCCATTCAGTAACTTCTGGCATATCTTTACCATTATCACGAATGTATTGGTGGTGTTTTGAAATCATATCATCCATTTCACTAAGGAAAGCAGCGTTCTTTTCTACCATGCCTGGAACACTTTCAACGACATCTTTTGCTAAATCGAAACGATCCATGTGGTTTAAGACACGCATATCAAATGGAGTAGTAATGTCACCATTTTCTTCATAACCATGAATATGAACATCATCTTTACCACGGCCACGATCAAACCAAATAGATTCCATCATTGGTTTGAAACCATGCCAAGCAAATACTACAGGAATATCCTTAGGGAATAAGCGATCAAATTCTTCTTTGCTCATTGCCTCTGGATTCTTTTCTGGAGTCATCATCTTCATTACATCAATTACGTTTACGTAACGGATCTTAAGATCTGGGAAACGCTTATGAAGTAAATCGATAGCTGCCAAAGTTTCGATTGTTGGTTCAGTACCAGTTGAAGCTAACACGATATCTGGTTTTGCATCTTTATCGGTAGATGCCCAATCAACATATCCTAATCCTCTGTCTACTAATTTTTTAGCTTCTTCAATTGTAAACCATTGTGGACGTGGTTGTTTTGAAGTAACTAAAACGTTGATAACTTCACGATCTCTAAATGCCTTATCAGATACTGCAAGTAAGGAGTTAGTATCTGCTGGAAGATATTCATGAATTAAATCTGCACGTCCCTTTTCAAATAAGTGAGTAAGTAAACCTGGATCTTGGTGAGTATATCCATTGTGATCTTGTTGGAAAACAGTGGAGGTATCCACAATATTCAATGCTGGATAATCATGACGCCATTCTTGTTCTTTAGCTTTTCTCAACCACT encodes:
- a CDS encoding APC family permease, producing MEHMEYIDLEPQKKHYMAWPVIALIDFVTIISFENIFYPFQNQGLSVVISWIFLFFSYILPYALISAQMSLTFDNQAGGLASWVRRSSNDTLGYWTSWMYWVQSVPYIVDVSNSVIVSVSWMILGNNSLDKKMSTFWFGILTFVIILLFILLENLLKNSLEVLSLIGGGAMFIMSFLFVLLAGYAVMHGHHIATQPFNLAAFKPSFSLNYFSTTGLLIFAISGAELAAPYVSEMKNPKRDFPKSMWLLALMTGFLTIFGTLALAMFFNAHHIPHDFKMNGPYYAFQLLGESLGMGKALMYIFAVVQAVFMMAQLAVLLDASSRVFAGDVADKFMPKWLTKKNKNGRPIHSYTITAGLSLFLLLLTGTLPNINTIYNWLLNVNGIISPYKTCWVFFAFVAMRMHQEKYHSSYTFIKNKAGALAIGFWCLIFTFICATLGFIPQNIAFGTQGFNHQLIMNIITVLVLFGLGFVMPWLRKREKARENK
- a CDS encoding DMT family transporter; amino-acid sequence: MGSFLAVVATIFWGFENNFTQVLSQRNPIQVTMIKGLGVGIGSLILAVLFNEKLPNIKVIILALILGFFAYGISIVFYILAQRYIGAAKTSAYYAVAPFLSVLLSVLFLHEKMTSLFIFSLILMIIGSILLTKDALK
- a CDS encoding hemolysin family protein, which gives rise to MSANTITTNLIIILITFIVAIFFVIAEFSLVTTRPSQLEEMLANGTGNKKKVERALHMVHNLNESLSTTQVGTTLVGVILGWFGESTIEELLTDLFGIGHFFGEKTAGVLGAVCGIILLTYLEVVITEIVPKNIAIDMPVKCLMAIVNPLNAFHWLVYPFVWLLNASASGILHLLGMESADEEQQVYSQSEILKLSKNAVSSGSLDKNDLVYMERAFELNDKVAKDIMTDRTELEVLDATDNVAKALKMYLKEGFSRFPVVRDNDKDDVVGYVYAYDIISQYQEDPEAPISRIIRAMITVPESMLIQEILQLMIKRHTPIVLVVDEYGGTSGIVTDKDIYEELFGTIKDEIDDVSDEYIIKDDHGQIHVSGKTTLYDFERYFHVKIKTFQDSDVITIGGYMMEHYPDLEQGQSVEFDGFKFKLNSVEQGFMRWFIVSKLKDTKEESSSSETTDLNSSKNNE
- a CDS encoding DMT family transporter, whose protein sequence is MKNSQIKIAIFCALFSAMLYALYPPIAKSLIVNCPPIYLAAFLYLGTFGGLILFTPLTKANLKAKSIQKSDYKALLFVIFTNIAASIFMNWGVQLTSAGNIALLGNFEVVATAIVALIFFHQKFLKFFGQQSS
- a CDS encoding metal-sensitive transcriptional regulator, which gives rise to MKISKEHQEHHQDKLLKRLNRISGQVNAVKKMVEEGNEDNYDKILIQINAARSALQRVSQILLEAQADHALLRVEDGANVADEMEKLQQVIKQYNKIN
- a CDS encoding nitroreductase, with the protein product MEFEEVLEKERAVRKFTDQRVSEKTVRAILADAQRSPSLLNSQPWRAYVASGKVVREIREKFRTLTEAGEQPREDFASLMKVEWDTYPSQNMATMSDTLNYFLHGEMKQFDEAQINLFNAPTLVFLTIPKKSPAWSIFDLGAFAQTLMLSAVDHGISAMPAHAIVRYPDIIRQYMPIAEDEAIGIGIGLGYKDRRASINDYRSKRESLDRVVKFVKD